A window of the Callospermophilus lateralis isolate mCalLat2 chromosome 7, mCalLat2.hap1, whole genome shotgun sequence genome harbors these coding sequences:
- the Ccdc17 gene encoding coiled-coil domain-containing protein 17 isoform X5 — protein MGSNSGEPELLPCGSCDMVFRSGALLAIHTQRFCIGRLTREGTNRAQPSVATESPATTVRRGLVDIPESWEIKIPHFTFCSQVVSGELQGRLDQEASTSALKRLTEEVQWLRLSLQKMGPWMTEGPTSEVAGSPNERLQALYRTRARRVAETEAQSRALERRGNELSWRLQGGPRGGISRLFGLERQLRELQAEAGQTRGALEMLETRLQELQPQSWTRPNAWRDAELNCPVLQVNPGTLAAEIRALREAYMRGGGRDPGVLGKIWQLQAEASALELRRSQNRRDKASAASGELLVLEAENRRLEENILALQMQKCRPQTFWGPRDAQLLAGPCTSPWGKGDPPHLPPPVAPPLPPLPGSTNVQFLGGAEKAVRTQGCQDGSPRAGLFIFYDFLRGLDASWIWVQLLTGLARDGQDTGGTTALPPAFCLPPPPAPGPMGNCAILASRQPVPRLPPSPSVSLVCELQAWQGLAWARAPQPKAWASLVLFDRDQRVLSGRWRLPLRALPVDPSLSFGQLNGIPQAGQTELFLRLVNARDADVQTLAEINPTSAHEYQYPPVSISSSLETSSLSPKAGFADPPPPKEESFGRVKTKDEILSYDQPQQGS, from the exons ATGGGCTCCAACTCTGGGGAGCCAGAGCTCTTGCCCTGTGGGTCCTGTGACATGGTTTTCCGCTCCGGGGCCCTGTTGGCCATCCACACTCAGCGCTTTTGCATTGGCCGCCTGACCCGGGAAGGGACAAATAGAGCACAGCCCTCAGTAGCTACGGAATCACCGGCTACAACGGTAAGGAGGGGGCTGGTGGATATTCCAGAGAGCTGGGAGATCAAGATTCCTCATTTTACATTCTGTTCCCAGGTTGTGTCGGGAGAACTCCAGGGCCGCTTGGATCAGGAGGCCAGCACATCTGCTCTAAAAAGGTTAACAGAGGAG GTGCAGTGGCTGCGGCTGTCCTTACAGAAAATGGGACCCTGGATGACAGAAGGCCCCACCTCCGAGGTTGCAGGGAGCCCTAACGAGAGACTGCAGGCGCTGTATAGGACCCGCGCCCGGCGCGTGGCAGAGACGGAAGCGCAGAGCAGGGCACTGGAGCGACGCGGCAACG AACTAAGCTGGCGCCTCCAAGGTGGGCCCCGGGGAGGGATATCCCGCTTATTCGGTTTAGAACGGCAACTTCGAGAACTCCAGGCAGAGGCCGGGCAGACACGGGGAGCTCTAGAGATGTTGGAAACGCGCCTTCAAGAACTTCAGCCCCAGTCCTG GACTCGGCCGAATGCCTGGCGGGATGCTGAGCTCAATTGTCCCGTGCTGCAGGTCAACCCAGGAACCTTAGCTGCGGAGATCCG GGCCCTGCGTGAGGCCTACATGCGAGGCGGGGGCCGGGACCCCGGTGTTCTGGGCAAGATATGGCAGTTACAAGCGGAGGCGTCAGCACTGGAACTGCGGCGGTCGCAGAATCGCAGGG ATAAAGCAAGTGCAGCCTCAGGGGAGCTTCTAGTTTTGGAAGCAGAAAACCGGCGCCTAGAGGAGAATATCCTGGCCTTGCAGATGCAGAAATGCCGGCCCCAGACGTTTTGGG GGCCCAGGGATGCACAACTCCTGGCTGGTCCCTGCACAAGTCCATGGGGAAAGGGAGATCCCCCACACCTCCCTCCACCGGTGGCACCCCCACTGCCACCACTTCCAGGCTCCACAAACGTCCAGTTCTTGGGTGGTGCAGAAAAGGCTGTGAGGACCCAGGGATgccaggatggg TCCCCTAGGGCTGGCTTGTTCATTTTCTATGACTTCCTGCGAGGCCttgatgcttcttggatttgggtGCAACTTCTGACTGGCTTGGCCCGAGATGGACAGGATACAGGAGGGACCACAGCATTGCCCCCAGCCTTTTGCTTGCCCCCACCTCCAGCTCCTGGGCCCATGGGAAACTGTGCCATCCTTGCCAGCAGGCAGCCTGTGCCCAG GCTGCCACCATCACCGTCAGTATCTTTGGTGTGTGAGCTACAAGCCTGGCAGGGGTTGGCATGGGCTAGGGCACCACAGCCAAAGGCTTGGGCCTCACTGGTGCTATTTGACCGGGATCAGCGTGTGCTAAGTGGCCGTTGGCGCCTTCCACTTCGGGCTCTTCCTGTGGACCCCAGCCTCAGCTTTGGGCAGCTAAATGGGATTCCCCAG GCAGGTCAGACTGAGCTCTTTCTGCGGCTGGTGAATGCAAGAGATGCAGATGTCCAGACATTGGCAGAGATTAATCCAACAAGTGCCCATGAGTACCAGTACCCACCG GTATCCatatcatcttcactggaaacaaGTTCCCTCAGCCCCAAGGCTGGCTTTGCTGATCCCCCACCTCCTAAAGAAGAGTCCTTTGGCAGAGTCAAGACTAAAGATGAAATTTTGAGCTATGACCAACCCCAACAGGGGAGTTAG
- the Ccdc17 gene encoding coiled-coil domain-containing protein 17 isoform X7 codes for MGSNSGEPELLPCGSCDMVFRSGALLAIHTQRFCIGRLTREGTNRAQPSVATESPATTVRRGLVDIPESWEIKIPHFTFCSQVVSGELQGRLDQEASTSALKRLTEEVQWLRLSLQKMGPWMTEGPTSEVAGSPNERLQALYRTRARRVAETEAQSRALERRGNELSWRLQGGPRGGISRLFGLERQLRELQAEAGQTRGALEMLETRLQELQPQSWTRPNAWRDAELNCPVLQVNPGTLAAEIRALREAYMRGGGRDPGVLGKIWQLQAEASALELRRSQNRRDKASAASGELLVLEAENRRLEENILALQMQKCRPQTFWGPRDAQLLAGPCTSPWGKGDPPHLPPPVAPPLPPLPGSTNVQFLGGAEKAVRTQGCQDGPPLPGTMTKNLSLDPHFLLPTSDVLGPAPYDPGAGLFIFYDFLRGLDASWIWVQLLTGLARDGQDTGGTTALPPAFCLPPPPAPGPMGNCAILASRQPVPRLPPSPSVSLVCELQAWQGLAWARAPQPKAWASLVLFDRDQRVLSGRWRLPLRALPVDPSLSFGQLNGIPQVSRSD; via the exons ATGGGCTCCAACTCTGGGGAGCCAGAGCTCTTGCCCTGTGGGTCCTGTGACATGGTTTTCCGCTCCGGGGCCCTGTTGGCCATCCACACTCAGCGCTTTTGCATTGGCCGCCTGACCCGGGAAGGGACAAATAGAGCACAGCCCTCAGTAGCTACGGAATCACCGGCTACAACGGTAAGGAGGGGGCTGGTGGATATTCCAGAGAGCTGGGAGATCAAGATTCCTCATTTTACATTCTGTTCCCAGGTTGTGTCGGGAGAACTCCAGGGCCGCTTGGATCAGGAGGCCAGCACATCTGCTCTAAAAAGGTTAACAGAGGAG GTGCAGTGGCTGCGGCTGTCCTTACAGAAAATGGGACCCTGGATGACAGAAGGCCCCACCTCCGAGGTTGCAGGGAGCCCTAACGAGAGACTGCAGGCGCTGTATAGGACCCGCGCCCGGCGCGTGGCAGAGACGGAAGCGCAGAGCAGGGCACTGGAGCGACGCGGCAACG AACTAAGCTGGCGCCTCCAAGGTGGGCCCCGGGGAGGGATATCCCGCTTATTCGGTTTAGAACGGCAACTTCGAGAACTCCAGGCAGAGGCCGGGCAGACACGGGGAGCTCTAGAGATGTTGGAAACGCGCCTTCAAGAACTTCAGCCCCAGTCCTG GACTCGGCCGAATGCCTGGCGGGATGCTGAGCTCAATTGTCCCGTGCTGCAGGTCAACCCAGGAACCTTAGCTGCGGAGATCCG GGCCCTGCGTGAGGCCTACATGCGAGGCGGGGGCCGGGACCCCGGTGTTCTGGGCAAGATATGGCAGTTACAAGCGGAGGCGTCAGCACTGGAACTGCGGCGGTCGCAGAATCGCAGGG ATAAAGCAAGTGCAGCCTCAGGGGAGCTTCTAGTTTTGGAAGCAGAAAACCGGCGCCTAGAGGAGAATATCCTGGCCTTGCAGATGCAGAAATGCCGGCCCCAGACGTTTTGGG GGCCCAGGGATGCACAACTCCTGGCTGGTCCCTGCACAAGTCCATGGGGAAAGGGAGATCCCCCACACCTCCCTCCACCGGTGGCACCCCCACTGCCACCACTTCCAGGCTCCACAAACGTCCAGTTCTTGGGTGGTGCAGAAAAGGCTGTGAGGACCCAGGGATgccaggatggg CCACCACTTCCTGGAACCATGACAAAGAACCTGAGTCTGGACCCACACTTCCTTTTGCCCACATCTGATGTGCTGGGCCCTGCACCATATGACCCTGG GGCTGGCTTGTTCATTTTCTATGACTTCCTGCGAGGCCttgatgcttcttggatttgggtGCAACTTCTGACTGGCTTGGCCCGAGATGGACAGGATACAGGAGGGACCACAGCATTGCCCCCAGCCTTTTGCTTGCCCCCACCTCCAGCTCCTGGGCCCATGGGAAACTGTGCCATCCTTGCCAGCAGGCAGCCTGTGCCCAG GCTGCCACCATCACCGTCAGTATCTTTGGTGTGTGAGCTACAAGCCTGGCAGGGGTTGGCATGGGCTAGGGCACCACAGCCAAAGGCTTGGGCCTCACTGGTGCTATTTGACCGGGATCAGCGTGTGCTAAGTGGCCGTTGGCGCCTTCCACTTCGGGCTCTTCCTGTGGACCCCAGCCTCAGCTTTGGGCAGCTAAATGGGATTCCCCAGGTCA GCAGGTCAGACTGA